Part of the Pseudomonas sp. M30-35 genome is shown below.
TCGGCAGCAATGCCGTTTGCGATGTCGGAGAAGGTTGCCGTGCCTTTGTCGGCCGCCACGACCAGATAGGGATCATCCTCGTCATGCCGCACAACGTTGAGCGGCGGCACAACTTCACCGTCTTTGAGGTTGTCGGTGATATCGAGCAAACCACTGATAAAGATTCGGTAGCAGGCAATACCCTCAGCCTGAATATCATCACGCGTACCATGCAGCGGCAGGCGACGCGGCACGAAACCACCTTTAGCGCCGACCGGCACGATTACCGCATTTTTCACCTGCTGTGCCTTTACCAAGCCCAGCACTTCGGTGCGGTAGTCTTCCTCACGGTCGGACCAGCGCAACCCACCACGCGCAACTTTGCCACCGCGCAGATGCACACCTTCAACCCTTGGCGAGTAGACGAACACTTCAAACATCGGCACTGGCTTAGGAATTTCCGGAACAGCCCGAGGATTCAACTTGAAGCTGAAGTAGGACTTGTACTGACCGTTAGCATCTGTCTGGTAGAAGTTGGTGCGCAAGGTTGCCTTGATCAGGTCAAGGTAACGGCGCAGGATGCGGTCTTCGTTAAGCACCGCAACATTGTCCAGCGCGCCGATGATGGCTTGCTCAAGCTTCTGCTGTTTTTCTTCAAGATCTTCGGTGGTGAGTTTGCGCGCCAGATAAAAACGCGTCTTGAACAAGCGCACCAGCTCTTTGGCAATATCCGCATGATTAACCAGAGTTGCTGCCACATAACTCAGCGAAAAGCCCAGGCGAATCTGCTTTTGGTAACGCGCATATGCGCGCAGTAGCGCTACATCGCGCCACGGCATCGCAGCCGTCAGCACTAAACGGTTGAAGGCATCGTTCTCGGCATTGCCGCTGACGATGTTGACGAACGCGTCTTGCAGCGTGTCGTTGAGTTGCTGGATATCAACGGCGAGGCCTTCGGCATAGGTGAAGGCGAAGTCGTGGATCCAATATTCCTTACCATCGCTGCGGAACATGCGATACGGGAACTCACCCAGCACCCGCAGGCCGAGGTTTTCCAGAATCGGCAGCACATCGGACAACGGCAACGGCGTATCAGCATGGTAAAGCTTGCAGTGCAGCAGGTTGTCGCCTTGAGCCAATGGCTGATAGAAACTCATGACCAATGGACGCTCATCGCTCAGGCTGAGCAGGTGCTGCATATCGACGACTGCCGAATGTGGCGCAAAACGCTCGCGATAACCGGCCGGGAAACCTTTGGGGAATTCAGCCAGCACGTTGGTGCCATGCGCTTCGCCTAAGCTTTCAATCATCAAGCTGGCGTAATCGTCTTTCCATGAACGGCAGGCTTGAATCACTTCTTGCTCAAGACGAACCGGGTCGATGGTCGACTTGTTCTTCGGATCGACCCGCAAAATAAACTGCACACGGGCCAGTACTGACTCAGAGAAGAAAGTCCAGAACTCGCAGTCAGTTGCGTTCAGGCGCTCCATCAGCACCTGCTGAATCTTCACTCGAGTTTCAGTCGAGTAAACATCACGCGGTACATACGCCAGGCAATAACAGAAACGGCCATAAGGATCGCGGCGTAAGAATACGCGGATCTTGTTGCGCTCTTGGATCTGCACGATCGACATCGCCGTAGAGAACAGCTCATCGACTGGGGTCTGGAACAGATCATCGCGCGGCAGCACTTCCAGAACTTGCGCCAGTTCTTTGCCCAAGTGAGCCTTGCTGTCGAAGCCCGAGCGTTGCTCGATTTCGGTGATTTTGCGGCGGATATAGGGGATTTCCCACACGCTCTCGGAGTAGACCGAAGAGGTGTACAACCCCATGAAACGGTACTCTTTAGCCACCTTGCCTTTGCTATCAAGCTCGCGAATAGAGACAAAATCTGGGTACGCAGGACGGTGAACGCGGCTTGGCACGGCAGCTTTGGCAAACGACAGCAGCTTAGGCTCGCGCAGGTAACTTACGGCCTCTTCTTCAATATGCAGTTCCTGGCTCTTCAGGCCGGTACGCAGGCCCTTGGACAGACCCAGCAGAGACTTCTCGTCATACACAATCTGACCGCCACCCGGAACATCGGCAACGGTAAACTCTTCATAGCCGAGAAACGTGAAGTTATCGTCGAGCAACCAGCTCATGAATACTTTAATTTCTTCAAGCTCTGCAGGCTCAACCTTGAGCTTGGCTTTGCTCAACCAACCCAGCAACTCTTGCGCTTTAGCTTTCATCGGCAAGAAGTCATCAACGCTGGCGCGTACTTCAGCAAATACTTCGTGCAGCGACTTAGCCAACGCTTGCATTTCTGCGTTATTAGCGCAGCGATCAATCTCAAGGAACATCAAGGCTTCTTGAGTGACATCCGAACCGGTCGTGCCCTTCGGCAGGATTTCCAGCAGCTCGCCTTTCTTGTTGCGGCGAACATTAAACACGCTGTTCTGCAGGGTATGGATGTTGTAACCACGACGGTTAAACTCCATACGCACTGAGTCGACCAGGAACGGAGTGTCAGCATGCAGAATTTCCACGGCAGTGTGGGTTGATTGCCAGCCGTGCTTTTCGTAATCGGGGTTGAATACGCGAACCTGCGGCTCGCTGCGGTCAAAACGTTCAAGCAATCGCCAGGAAGACAATGTACAGCCAACCAGGTCAGACAATCGACGCTGGATCAGCTCATCGAGTGCGATAATTCCGAAAAATTGCTCAGCGAACAGGGCCATTTGTGGTAGCCCCTGTTCACCAACGTGCTGAGCCAACGCCGCTTGCAGTTGATGCTGAAAGTCGGCTTTGCTGGCCGCCGTAAAGAACGCCATGGCTTGTATGCTCCGTTTGGCTTGTAAAATGACTAAGGCAGTGTCAGTAAGGTTTAGTGCCCTAACGTAGTAACGTTAGTCTACGAAGTGACTGTTGCATTACGGTGGCACCCCTTTATCTGGCGACCGTCGAGACTCGCGGGTCACATTTTCCGGACCAGCTTACCGATGGACCACCGCAAAGCGCTTGCCACGCTGCGACATTTTCTTTCACTAAGCATGCGTGTTTTCCCATACAACGGTTACCAACAGCCCTCTGCGCCCACAATTGCCCCTTTCTACGCAGATTTCACAAACGGATTGCTATTGTCAGAATAGACGCAGAGCTGGCTTTAACCTTGTTACTGAATGTGGACCGCCCTTGAAACCGTGTCGAGTGGCAAACAGGGTCGAGTGGCTTGGCGCTGATGCGGCGAAATGTCACTACACGCAAACCTGTGGAGCGAGTAAACCTTTTAGCCGCAGTCGACGGTTAGCTGTCTTTTCTGCACCTGAGACTTTTTTGCCTTGTGCCGCCATAAGCAGCGGATAAACAAAACTTACTTCCGGTTTCGAGGCGAATCGCTCAAAATCAGCCGCTGCCGCCGAGCGCTCTTATGCGATTATGTGTCGACTGCTTCGATTGTTTCGAATTCAGAATGGGTCGCACTACTAGCGGCTTTTACCAAATTGTTCTGCCCCCGCACTTGCGCGGGCCGATTTGAGCAAGCTGTAACACCTCAATTGGTACAGGATTGGTATTTTGGAAAGCACAGAAACCCCGAAAGGCCCGAATCACCGAGCTGCATTGAATGAACTGCGGCAGTTTCTTTCCAGCCAGATCCTGGGCCAGGAAAAACTCGTCGAGCGACTGCTAATTGCCCTCCTCGCCGATGGCCACATGCTGGTTGAAGGCGCGCCCGGTCTGGCCAAGACCAAAGCGATCAAAGAGCTAGCCGAAGGCATCGAAGCAGAGTTCCATCGCATACAGTTCACCCCGGACCTACTCCCTGCCGACATCACCGGTACCGAAATTTATCGCCCGGAAACCGGTAGCTTTGTATTCCAGCAAGGGCCGATCTTCCACAACCTGGTACTGGCAGACGAAATTAACCGGGCACCAGCCAAGGTTCAGTCAGCCTTGCTTGAGGCAATGGCTGAGCGACAGGTCAGCGTTGGCCGCAGCACCTATGACTTATCACCGCTGTTCTTGGTGATGGCCACGCAGAACCCGATTGAGCAAGAAGGCACTTATCCACTGCCAGAAGCCCAGCTTGACCGGTTTCTGATGCACGTAAAGATTGGTTTCCCGGATGCCGCTGTTGAGCGCAAGATTCTCCAGCAAGCCCGTGGCGAAGCACTCAACGGCGAGTCCAAGCCAGAGCATCGCGTGAGCCAGCAAGCTATTTTTGCCGCCCGCACCGAGATTCTCGGCCTGTACATGGCCGAAGCAGTAGAAGAATACCTGGTGCAGTTGGTTATGGCCTCACGCACGCCCGCCAAATTCGACGCGGAGCTGGCTGAGTGGATTGCCTACGGCGCCAGCCCGCGCGGCACTATTTCACTTGATCGCTGTGCCCGTGCCCATGCATGGCTTGCCGGTCGCGACTTTGTCAGTCCAGAAGATGTACAGGCCGTGCTGTTTGACGTGCTGCGCCATCGCATCATCCTGTCGTTTGAGGCCGAGGCCAGTGGCATTGATCAGGATCGCGTCATCCAACGTATTCTCGACGTAGTGGCTGTCGCCTGACCCTATGCACGAACTCCCGAGCCAGCCCGGCATTCGCGTTAATCTCGCCGAACTGATCGAGATGCGTCATCGCGTGCGAGAAATCCAGCTGTTCTCTTCGGCATCCAGGCGTAGCCCGCTCATTGGTTTGCATCATTCAAAGCTGCGTGGTCGCGGTGTGGATTTCGACCAGGTACGGGTTTACCAGCCTGGCGATGATGTACGCACGATTGACTGGCGAGTAACAGCGCGTACTCAGGAACCGCACACCAAGCTGTTCCATGAAGAACGCGAACGACCGATCTACATTCTGGTCGAGCAGAGCCAACGCTTGTTTTTCAGCTCCAGGCTGATATTCAAATCGGTGCTGGCCGCACAAGTTGCCAGTTTGATTGGTTGGGCAGCGCTGGATCACAACGACCGAGTTGGCGGCTTGGTATTTGGTAACAACGAGCACCACGAAATCAAACCACGACGTAGTAAACAAAGCCTGCTGCAATTACTCAGTCGTCTGGTCCGCGCCAATCAAGCCCTGCCCGGCGATATACAAAGCAACCGCGATTCCTTTGGCCTGGCTTTGCGCCGCGCGCGTGAAGTGCTGCGCCCGGGCAGTTTGGTGGCGGTGATCTGCGATGAACGTACCTTGAACGACGCCAGCGAGCAGCAACTTAGCCTCCTCGCCCGCCACTCCGAAATTCTACTGCTACCGATTTCAGATCCACTTGACCAACAGTTGCCTGACGTTGGCCGGCTGCGTTTCGCCCAACACGGCGCACAACTGGAACTGGACAGCCACAACAGCGAACTGCGTAACGCCTACCAATCTCAAAGTGAATCGCGAGCAGCGCGCTGGCAGCGGCTCTCGCAAAAGTTGGGCGTACCCTTGCTGCCACTCAACACCGAACGCGAGATGATTGACCAGCTACGTGACCATCTAAACGGCCAACGCAGCAGGAAGCAGCCATGAATCCGCTCGACCAACTTGAACCTTTAATAGCCCCCCCAGCAATCAGTTGGTGGCCGCCCGCACCGGGTTGGTGGTTGCTGCTAGTGGTCTTGTTGGCGGCGGTAGCCTGGAGCATACGTGCGTATAAACGCCGCCCACGCAAGCTTAAAAAGGTCGACACAGACCCGTCGTTGGACTCCGCCCGTCTCGCTGCGCTGGCTGAACTCAATCAACTGCAAAAACCTTATTACGGCGTGGCAGCCGGACCTTGGCTGCAGCAGCTCAACGCACTGCTCAAACGCCTGTGTCGCCAGCGCTACCCCGACAGCAACAGCCATGTCCTGAATGGTCGTGCCTGGCTGGCATTCCTCGATAACCGCTGCCCAGCCGCAGGACTCACGCGCTGGATGGTTTTAGTCGAGGGCAACTACAAGCCGAACTGCATGCTCGACGATAAAGCTATTGACGGCCTCAACAGCGCTGTTGAAACCTGGATTCGTAAACATGTTTGAGTTCACCTGGACCTGGATTTTCTTGCTGGCACCGTTGCCGTGGCTGCTACGGGCGGTATTACCGGTTGCAGACAGCGGCGAAGCAGCGCTGAACGTCAGCTATCTAAGCGAACTTGAAGGCCTTAGCGGCCGTAAGGCTCGGGCCAACTTGTCTAAGTGGCGCCAGCAAGCCCCATTTGCCTTGCTATGGATTTGTCTGCTCTGCGCAGCCGCGCGCCCCGAATGGGTGGGTGAACCACTGCCATTGCCCGCCAGTGGGCGCGATCTCCTGGTTGCCGTGGATATTTCCGGCTCGATGGAATATGCCGACATGCAGATGGACGGCAATGACGTTAGCCGCCTGACACTGGTCAAACATTTAATGGGCGAGTTTGTTGACGGCCGAGTTGGCGATCGCGTGGGCCTGATCCTGTTCGGCACCCAGGCTTACCTGCAGGCCCCGCTGACCTTTGACCGACACACCGTTCATACCTGGCTTGATGAAGCAGTGATCGGCATTGCCGGTAAAAATACCGCCATCGGTGATGCCATTGGTCTCGCGGTGAAGCGCCTACGCGATCGCCCAGCAACCAGCCGTGTATTGGTTCTAGTCACCGACGGTGCCAATACCGGCGGTGAGATTGAACCGGTGCAGGCGGCGCGACTGGCCGCTGAGGCAGGAGTAACCATCTACACCATCGGTATTGGCGCAGACCCGCAACAAAGTGGAATCATGGGCATGCTCGGCTTGAATCCAGGATTAGACCTGGATGAACCAACCCTGCAAAGCATCGCTGACCTAACTGGCGGCGAGTATTTCCGCGCGCGCGACGCTGACGAGTTGCAACGCATAGAAACCACACTCGATAAACTAGAACCGGTGGAACAAAAACCAACCTTAGCCCGCCCTGCCAAAGCGCTTTATGCCTGGCCACTGGGCGTGGCCATGCTTCTGAGCCTGCTGCTGGTTATGCGCGAGGTCTGGCAACAAGTCCACTCGAGCAGTAGCCGCTTGCTGCAGCGCGTGCGCCGGGGGCAGCCATGATTGAGTTGCTGCAACAGGCTTGGCCACACTGGCTGCGCCCCTACTGGTTATTGCTGGCACCCGTGCTAAGTGGCTTGTTGTGGATACTTTGGCGACGCGAGAAACGCGCCGGTAGCTGGCAACAAATTCTACCTCCAGCCTTCCATGCCGCCTTGCTCAGTGGCGGCGACGGGCGCCGCAGTCGCCTGCCATGGGTGCTACTCGCTTGCGCATGGCTGCTGGCGTTGGTTGCGTTAGTCGGCCCGAGTTGGCAACAGATTGAACAGAGCAGCTTGAAGCCAGCCGACCCACTGATTGTGATGCTTGAGCTGTCGCCACAGATGCTTGCGGCCGACCTCTCACCTGATCGACTCGAGCATGCCAAACGTAAAATCATTGATCTGCTCGAAGCGCGCCGTGATGCGCAGACCGCAATCGTGGTGTACGCCGGCAGCGCACACACTGTAGTGCCGCTGTCAGATGACCTCGCCACCTCGCGCAACCTGCTGGAAGCCCTCAAACCATCGATCATGCCTGAGCCGGGCCACCGCGCCGACTTGGCGGTGAACAAAGCACTCGATCTGCTCAAGCAAGGCGGACAAGGTAATGGTCGACTGCTGCTGATTACCAGTGGCTTGAGCAGTCAAGAACAGGATGGCATTGGTAGCGCCATGCGCGGCTCCGCTAGTCAGTTAAGCATTCTCGCCGTTGGTACCTTACAAGGTGCGCCGATCACCCAGGAAGACGGCAGCTTTCTCAAGGATGCCAAGGGCGCGATTCTGCTTCCACAGGTCGATAGCCAGGACCTGAGTCGATTTGCTCGGCAAGTCGGCGCAGGTTATCAACTGAGCACCATCAATGATAACGACATTGATCGCCTAGGCTTACTCGATGGCCCGAGCCAGATGCGCGACACCGGCAATCAAACCCGCTTGCAAGCCTGGGCGGATCAAGGTCACTGGCTGCTTTTACCGCTGTTACTGCTTGCCGCTTTTGCCGGTCGGCGTGGCTGGTTAATGTGCCTACCGTTGTTACTGCTGTGCGTCCCGCAGCCTAGCTATGCTTTTTCATTCGACGACTTATGGCTGCGCCCAGACCAGCAAGGCCAACAGCTGCTGCAGCAGAACCAACCAGAAGAGGCGGCAAAGCATTTCACTGACCCACAATGGCAAGCCCAGGCACTGTATCAAGCAGGCAACTACCCCGCCGCTGCCGAACGCTTTGCCAGCAG
Proteins encoded:
- a CDS encoding NAD-glutamate dehydrogenase, with amino-acid sequence MAFFTAASKADFQHQLQAALAQHVGEQGLPQMALFAEQFFGIIALDELIQRRLSDLVGCTLSSWRLLERFDRSEPQVRVFNPDYEKHGWQSTHTAVEILHADTPFLVDSVRMEFNRRGYNIHTLQNSVFNVRRNKKGELLEILPKGTTGSDVTQEALMFLEIDRCANNAEMQALAKSLHEVFAEVRASVDDFLPMKAKAQELLGWLSKAKLKVEPAELEEIKVFMSWLLDDNFTFLGYEEFTVADVPGGGQIVYDEKSLLGLSKGLRTGLKSQELHIEEEAVSYLREPKLLSFAKAAVPSRVHRPAYPDFVSIRELDSKGKVAKEYRFMGLYTSSVYSESVWEIPYIRRKITEIEQRSGFDSKAHLGKELAQVLEVLPRDDLFQTPVDELFSTAMSIVQIQERNKIRVFLRRDPYGRFCYCLAYVPRDVYSTETRVKIQQVLMERLNATDCEFWTFFSESVLARVQFILRVDPKNKSTIDPVRLEQEVIQACRSWKDDYASLMIESLGEAHGTNVLAEFPKGFPAGYRERFAPHSAVVDMQHLLSLSDERPLVMSFYQPLAQGDNLLHCKLYHADTPLPLSDVLPILENLGLRVLGEFPYRMFRSDGKEYWIHDFAFTYAEGLAVDIQQLNDTLQDAFVNIVSGNAENDAFNRLVLTAAMPWRDVALLRAYARYQKQIRLGFSLSYVAATLVNHADIAKELVRLFKTRFYLARKLTTEDLEEKQQKLEQAIIGALDNVAVLNEDRILRRYLDLIKATLRTNFYQTDANGQYKSYFSFKLNPRAVPEIPKPVPMFEVFVYSPRVEGVHLRGGKVARGGLRWSDREEDYRTEVLGLVKAQQVKNAVIVPVGAKGGFVPRRLPLHGTRDDIQAEGIACYRIFISGLLDITDNLKDGEVVPPLNVVRHDEDDPYLVVAADKGTATFSDIANGIAAEYDFWLGDAFASGGSAGYDHKGMGITAKGAWVSVQRHFSERGINVQTDPTTVIGIGDMAGDVFGNGMLLSDKLQVVAAFNHLHIFIDPNPDTAKSFIERRRMFDLPRSSWADYDTSLISPGGGIFMRSAKSIDISPEMKERFDINADKLAPTELLNALLKAPVDLIWNGGIGTYVKSSKESHADVGDKANDVLRVDGRELRARVVGEGGNLGMTQLGRVEYGLHGGSSNTDFIDNAGGVDCSDHEVNIKILLNETVTAGDMTGKQRNKLLAEMTDAVGALVLGNNYKQTQALSVAARRARENVGEYKRLMLVLEAAGKLDRALEFLPSDDELNERTANGLGLTRPELSVLISYSKIDLKESLLLSQVPDDEYLAREMESAFPALLADKFGESMRRHRLKREIVSTQIANDLVNHMGITFVQRLKDSTGMSSANVAGAYVIVRDVFHLPRWWKQIEALDHKVPAELQLQMMDELMRLGRRATRWFLRSRRNDLDAARDVAHFAPRVEALALSLDDLLEGPAREQWLARFQSYVEAGVPEELARVVAGTSQLYTLLPIIEASDVTGQEPARVAEAYFAIGDSLELSWYLQQINSLPVETNWQGLAREAFRDDLDWQQRAITVSVLQMTNAPAEIEARVQVWVEEHRRMVERWKFMLAELRAATTTDYAMYAVANRELMDLAQTSSTN
- a CDS encoding MoxR family ATPase, with translation MESTETPKGPNHRAALNELRQFLSSQILGQEKLVERLLIALLADGHMLVEGAPGLAKTKAIKELAEGIEAEFHRIQFTPDLLPADITGTEIYRPETGSFVFQQGPIFHNLVLADEINRAPAKVQSALLEAMAERQVSVGRSTYDLSPLFLVMATQNPIEQEGTYPLPEAQLDRFLMHVKIGFPDAAVERKILQQARGEALNGESKPEHRVSQQAIFAARTEILGLYMAEAVEEYLVQLVMASRTPAKFDAELAEWIAYGASPRGTISLDRCARAHAWLAGRDFVSPEDVQAVLFDVLRHRIILSFEAEASGIDQDRVIQRILDVVAVA
- a CDS encoding DUF58 domain-containing protein encodes the protein MHELPSQPGIRVNLAELIEMRHRVREIQLFSSASRRSPLIGLHHSKLRGRGVDFDQVRVYQPGDDVRTIDWRVTARTQEPHTKLFHEERERPIYILVEQSQRLFFSSRLIFKSVLAAQVASLIGWAALDHNDRVGGLVFGNNEHHEIKPRRSKQSLLQLLSRLVRANQALPGDIQSNRDSFGLALRRAREVLRPGSLVAVICDERTLNDASEQQLSLLARHSEILLLPISDPLDQQLPDVGRLRFAQHGAQLELDSHNSELRNAYQSQSESRAARWQRLSQKLGVPLLPLNTEREMIDQLRDHLNGQRSRKQP
- a CDS encoding DUF4381 domain-containing protein, encoding MNPLDQLEPLIAPPAISWWPPAPGWWLLLVVLLAAVAWSIRAYKRRPRKLKKVDTDPSLDSARLAALAELNQLQKPYYGVAAGPWLQQLNALLKRLCRQRYPDSNSHVLNGRAWLAFLDNRCPAAGLTRWMVLVEGNYKPNCMLDDKAIDGLNSAVETWIRKHV
- a CDS encoding VWA domain-containing protein gives rise to the protein MFEFTWTWIFLLAPLPWLLRAVLPVADSGEAALNVSYLSELEGLSGRKARANLSKWRQQAPFALLWICLLCAAARPEWVGEPLPLPASGRDLLVAVDISGSMEYADMQMDGNDVSRLTLVKHLMGEFVDGRVGDRVGLILFGTQAYLQAPLTFDRHTVHTWLDEAVIGIAGKNTAIGDAIGLAVKRLRDRPATSRVLVLVTDGANTGGEIEPVQAARLAAEAGVTIYTIGIGADPQQSGIMGMLGLNPGLDLDEPTLQSIADLTGGEYFRARDADELQRIETTLDKLEPVEQKPTLARPAKALYAWPLGVAMLLSLLLVMREVWQQVHSSSSRLLQRVRRGQP
- a CDS encoding VWA domain-containing protein produces the protein MIELLQQAWPHWLRPYWLLLAPVLSGLLWILWRREKRAGSWQQILPPAFHAALLSGGDGRRSRLPWVLLACAWLLALVALVGPSWQQIEQSSLKPADPLIVMLELSPQMLAADLSPDRLEHAKRKIIDLLEARRDAQTAIVVYAGSAHTVVPLSDDLATSRNLLEALKPSIMPEPGHRADLAVNKALDLLKQGGQGNGRLLLITSGLSSQEQDGIGSAMRGSASQLSILAVGTLQGAPITQEDGSFLKDAKGAILLPQVDSQDLSRFARQVGAGYQLSTINDNDIDRLGLLDGPSQMRDTGNQTRLQAWADQGHWLLLPLLLLAAFAGRRGWLMCLPLLLLCVPQPSYAFSFDDLWLRPDQQGQQLLQQNQPEEAAKHFTDPQWQAQALYQAGNYPAAAERFASSDNAAAHYNRGNALARSNELEAAIDAYNQALELQPELPQAQKNKALIEQMLKQKQQQSEQNDQQDQQNQQNQNQQSDAAENSSQQSNTPPQDAKPKDADAEQPSDAEKAKQQAADKAKAEQASEQAKQRQDAAAKAAEQAADKKAQGKQADESISTIDAERRQEMEQWLRQIPDDPGELLRRKFWYERQQRQETKR